The window GTTGAACATTTGTTACTGTTTTGCAAGCTGACATGATATTGATTTGAAGGAGAATTTTTAATCTATAGATGAGTCAGATTTTGTTGTTGAATATGTAGTAGTGACAATACATCTTCCACAGATTGGTTTTGTTAAAATTATGTAATCTAGAACTGTAATTTGAGTGGTAACAAACTTACAGAACTATGCATCAATGTTGAGAGAACGCCATAGACTAATTCACATAGCAACAAACAACAGTCCAGATTTTTTCTACCAACACATTTATGATATAACTACTGTGCAGTTCTTCAACTGACATGGTTTTGTAATTGTTGCAGTGGGATACTGCTGGGCAAGAGCGTTTCAGGACAATCACTAGCAGTTACTACCGAGGAGCTCATGGAATCATTGTAAGTTGACCGTCTGAACTGTCTTTCTGAAACTTCTTAACCATCTTGATCATTTGATTATACCATTTGTATCTTTTGATTGGTTGCAGATTGTATATGATGTTACAGACCAAGATAGCTTCAACAACGTGAAGCAGTGGTTGAACGAAATTGACCGTTATGCAAGCGACAATGTTAACAAGCTTCTTGTTGGGAACAAGAGTGATCTAACTGCCAACAAAGTTGTGGCAACTGAGACAGCGAAGGTAAGTTCTCCAGATTTCATGAATAGATCATGACGTCATCTGCAATTCTTCATGTTCACCACACCCTAGGGCTTGTTCAGACATTTAAAATTGATTAACAACACCATTCAGGCGTTTGCTGACGAGATGGGCATCCCATTCATGGAGACGAGTGCAAAAAACGCCATCAATGTCGAGCAGGCTTTCATGGCTATGGCCGCATCCATCAAGGACAGGTATAGCCAACATTTCTAACTGGTCAATATTCCATTGTTATATTTAGATTCTATTGTTCTAATTTGAATcctgcttgctgctgttctcAGGATGGCCAGCCAACCAGCCGCGTCAAACGCAAGGCCAGCGACCGTGCAGATTCGCGGGCAGCCTGTCAACCAGAAGACGTCATGCTGCTCGTCCTAAGATCACCTGATTTTTTTGGTTCCCTGTAAACGACACGCTATTACTTACCGTTCGCGCATTTCGCGAAAAATGTATTTGCATTATTTGTTCAGCAAACGCCCTTGCTGATAGCATCTGTTCGTTGGTCAGATGATTAGAGAGCTGCAGATGTGTAAGAACACCGTTGTAGAGAGAGGACCTGCAGTTCTCTCTCAACCTAAGGAGCAAACAGCAGCAATTTCATTACCTTCATTCTTTTCTACCTTACAACCACACTGTTTATAAATCACGCGTTGCATTTGTGAACAGCTATTGTAATCTCTAGTTGCATATTCATAGTGAGTTGAAATTCCTGTGTGGGCAACATGTTTCTCCTTAGTTGGGTGGTCAAGTTCATCTGCAATCATTGTGTCTCATGACAGGCCCTTGTGGTCTCGCACTGATTAGTGGATCAGTGGATGTGATGCACCTTTTCCTGCTCGAATATGCAGTGCGTTGCCGTGCAGAACAGAGGACCATGACCTGCCGCAggccccgccaccaccgccaaaTGCTGCGTCCTGTGCTGTGGTGTCCCATGTTAGCATCAGATAATAAAGTTTGACAAGTGAAGCGATATTCTTCTGTCGGGACACTGAGAAATTGTGATCTTCTCGATTTTTCCTTGAATATTCTACTATTATTGTATTAATATAAGGTCCTTATCATAAATCTTCGGTCGCTTCCAGAAAATTCACATAAAATCTCTCGAGTCATCAGTCATCACAGATATCTCACAAAGGCTGGCAACAGTTTTTTACCCGAACACGCGGGGGTAGGAGCAGGTCCATTATTTTTTTATCGAGGAAACTACCGACTTTTATAAAAGACAAATAAAATTTTGGATAGAGAATCTCTGACCATGGCAGCTAGGGATGCTGGGGCAGGACCATAACTCATGGTATTAtatgaagaagatgctcggtctttcaaaaaaaatctggaGATGCTTGAAGAGTTTACAGCACTGCATCACTGTATTAAGAAAAGGTTTACAGGGCAGAGGAAGGCCGTGCTCCCGCTCTGCCATTGTTGGGATCTCTTTCTCCTGGGGGCGCTGGACAGCGCTCGCGCGCCGCCACAGCGTCGCGGCGAACGgtacatcttcttcctcctactgtttttcttcctcctccctcctcctttcttctttcttcttccttctctatTCCTAccgtcgcccccgccggcgaccacctcccccggctccggcggcctccACCGCCCCTGCCGCagctctccaccgccgccgcactaaccgagcacgccaccgcgccgtcccgtcgcccccgccgccggccaccgcccaccggttgtccggcaccgcctggccggcggcgctcccgcgccgccgcgccctccgccggacaacccgcctccaccgccgggccgccgccacccccggccCCTTCCTCTATGGCCGGTGGCCATGGGAGCCGGCGAGCCGCCCCCCACCCCCAGCAACCCGATTCATGAAGGTTGCTCCGCCTACCTCCCACCCTCCATGGCCgccccctctcccctccccccaaaccctagctccagctcggcggcggcgacgacgcgcgCCCTATAAGAAATCTGCTTTTCTCCTGCTTGATTGTCGCGGAGGTCTACCGTGGCCCCACCCCCACGGAGCATCTACATGCCGTCTCCTATCACGTATTCACGTCCTGTGTGGGACCTGGATGAACCACGACGAGCCGTGGTGCTCCCCGATGCATTGCCCTGTCCCCACAGATTGATGCAcaccgccggcgctgccgctcCAGAGCACCAGAGCCCAACACGAGGGACGGAGGGAGCGCGTCCGTCCGCGAGATCTTCTTGTCCTGAAGCCCCAACCACAACCCAGCGCCACGACAACGTGGCGATTCCCTCTTGCGCCCGCTTTACGGAAAGGCGACTAGTGGCCGTGCCCATCTCGCCGGCGCCACCCGCCCGCATGATTCGCCCGGAAAAGCCCGGCGCTCTCGTGCGGAGCGGGGATACCAATTCAGCACGAGGATCACGCACAGTGCGCGCGGGGGTTTCTGCACGCGGGAGGGGAGGAGATCGGAAACTGGATCCGGACTTCGTGGCTGCTCCCGCGTGGGCGTGTGGCCCGAGAATTCCTGCGAGTGCGGGAAGGAGACAAGCAGTAGATCGCCGGAAAAATGTTGCGATCGGAGAAGACGCCGCGACC is drawn from Panicum virgatum strain AP13 chromosome 1N, P.virgatum_v5, whole genome shotgun sequence and contains these coding sequences:
- the LOC120656665 gene encoding GTP-binding protein YPTM2, which translates into the protein MNPEYDYLFKLLLIGDSGVGKSCLLLRFADDSYLDSYISTIGVDFKIRTVEQDGKTIKLQIWDTAGQERFRTITSSYYRGAHGIIIVYDVTDQDSFNNVKQWLNEIDRYASDNVNKLLVGNKSDLTANKVVATETAKAFADEMGIPFMETSAKNAINVEQAFMAMAASIKDRMASQPAASNARPATVQIRGQPVNQKTSCCSS